A single Molothrus aeneus isolate 106 chromosome 9, BPBGC_Maene_1.0, whole genome shotgun sequence DNA region contains:
- the PARS2 gene encoding probable proline--tRNA ligase, mitochondrial → MEALLRSCRVPALGARHGGARARHSGGTAGRARRLLLSQLFQPLALPAGGQAGSEGRPGEPSCRSQRLMLQAGLIHPTSPGCYCYLPPTVRAMEKLIKLMDQEMQAVGGQKLNLPSLCSAELWRASGRWDQMGPELFRLLDRHKHGYCLGPTHEELVTALVASQSGLSYKQLPLRLYQVTRKFRDEPKPRFGLLRSREFYMKDMYTFDSSEQAARHTYEQVCAAYCSLFTRLGLPFVKVRAATGSIGGSTSHEFQLPADIGEDRLLLCPQGHFAANVETLNGEQTSCPECGEKLSETKGIEVGHTFYLGTKYSSVANAVFSSAENKPQLAEMGCYGLGVTRILAASIEVLSTEDSIRWPSLIAPYQLCFIPPKRGSREEEEGAALLEQVYDELAQALPQLAGDAVLDDRSQLTIGKRLKDAQRLGYPYVVVAGKRVCEDPPVFEVWDQNAGEVLFLTKEGVIELLSKVQVP, encoded by the coding sequence ATGGAGGCCTTGCTGAGGAGCTGCCGAGTCCCGGCGCTGGGTGCCCGTCACGGCGGGGCCAGGGCCCGGCACAGCGGCGGCACCGCGGGCAGGGCCCGGCGCCTGCTGCTCTCGCAGCTCTTCCAGCCGCTGGCGCTGCCCGCGGGCGGCCAGGCGGGCTCCGAGGGCCGGCCCGGGGAGCCCAGCTGCCGCAGCCAGCGGCtgatgctgcaggcagggctcatCCACCCCACCAGCCCCGGCTGCTACTGCTACCTGCCGCCCACCGTGCGCGCCATGGAGAAGCTGATCAAGCTGATGGACCAGGAGATGCAGGCCGTGGGCGGGCAGAAGCTGAacctgcccagcctgtgctcagcgGAGCTGTGGCGCGCCAGCGGCCGCTGGGACCAGATGGGGCCGGAGCTGTTCCGGCTGCTGGATCGGCACAAGCACGGCTACTGCCTGGGCCCCACGCACGAAGAGCTGGTGACGGCGCTGGTGGCCTCGCAGAGCGGCCTGTCCTACAAGCAGCTCCCGCTGCGCCTCTACCAGGTCACCAGGAAGTTCCGTGACGAGCCCAAGCCCCGCTTCGGCCTGCTGCGCAGCCGGGAGTTCTACATGAAGGACATGTACACCTTCGACAGCTCCGAGCAGGCGGCCCGGCACACCTACGAGCAGGTGTGCGCCGCCTACTGCAGCCTCTTCACCCGCCTGGGGCTGCCCTTCGTCAAGGTGCGGGCGGCCACGGGCAGCATCGGCGGCAGCACGTCCCACGAGTTCCAGCTGCCGGCGGACATCGGCGaggacaggctgctgctgtgccctcagGGACACTTCGCGGCCAACGTGGAGACGCTAAATGGGGAGCAAACCTCGTGCCCCGAGTGCGGGGAGAAGCTCAGCGAGACCAAAGGCATCGAGGTGGGGCACACGTTTTACCTGGGCACCAAGTACTCCTCGGTCGCCAACGCCGTGTTCTCCTCGGCCGAGAACAAGCCACAGCTGGCGGAAATGGGCTGCTATGGCCTGGGCGTCACCCGCATCCTGGCGGCCTCCATCGAGGTCCTCTCCACTGAGGACAGCATCCGCTGGCCCAGCCTCATCGCGCCCTACCAGCTCTGCTTCATCCCCCCcaagaggggcagcagggaggaggaggagggagcggcgctgctggagcaggtgtaCGATGAGCTGGCCCAGGCGCTGCCCCAGCTCGCCGGTGACGCAGTGCTGGACGACCGGAGCCAGCTGACCATCGGCAAGAGGCTGAAGGATGCCCAGAGGCTGGGCTACCCCTACGTGGTGGTGGCTGGGAAGAGGGTCTGCGAGGACCCCCCGGTCTTTGAGGTTTGGGATCAGAATGCCGGCGAGGTTTTGTTCCTTACCAAAGAAGGAGTCATAGAGCTGCTGAGTAAAGTGCAAGTCCCTTAA